In the genome of Amyelois transitella isolate CPQ chromosome 25, ilAmyTran1.1, whole genome shotgun sequence, one region contains:
- the LOC106142767 gene encoding zinc finger protein 569-like, with protein MADYELIPSYDEDELFQEKDNNVTDLHAYYMTQFNLELENGNKKKDNFKFGVEESFDFEVLDNWNHHQSNTTDFEIIDQVIDTNISEQNMKEVLLDLDSIDFDSGFNTEINHNKTHEQKSYENNNEYIDDESLIDELCREESENCRLSPNFEEEFNTKMGNDKNLLPSMEAAFSKRYTTYNKTNTQNGGQQNFESQINEAAVPIINSVEYYSYPNNVLYNLESDKNYILPDTPTSCTEFNFGKNERKVSVSESIESDVQSSSYYDGNSETFDEDDLFINLDDFGLTLETETDMNAVAENKSTYQNEKRAEKDKPGERICLWEHCYEKYPNQNTLVEHIERAHVNTYKGDEFSCLWRDCARARRPFNARYKLLIHMRVHSGHKPNRCHHPGCGKAFSRLENLKIHMRSHTGERPYACPAPHCRKAFSNSSDRAKHQRTHFNARPYACGAIGCGKRYTDPSSLRKHAKSHPHVNVPRTCVPPSRPARRPEQKQLVPSSPAKLATLRCIRDKLTVPRLQRL; from the exons ATGGCCGACTACGAATTAATACCTAGCTACGATGAAGACGAACTATTTCAAGAGAAAGATAACAATGTAACAGATCTACACGCGTACTATATGACGCAATTCAATTTAGAACTCGAAAATGGTAATAAGAAGAAAgacaatttcaaatttggcGTAGAAGAAAGTTTCGATTTTGAAGTTTTAGACAATTGGAACCACCATCAGAGTAATACCactgattttgaaataattgatCAAGTTATTGATACCAATATTAGTGAACAAAATATGAAGGAAGTATTATTAGATTTAGATAGTATCGATTTCGATAGCGGTTTCAATACGGagataaatcataataaaacgCATGAACAAAAGAGCTACGAAAACAATAATGAGTACATAGATGATGAGTCATTGATAGACGAATTATGTAGAGAAGAGAGTGAAAACTGCAGGTTAAGTCCAAATTTCGAAGAGGAATTCAACACGAAAATGGGTAACGATAAAAATCTTTTGCCATCTATGGAAGCTGCATTTTCTAAGAGATATACGAcgtacaataaaacaaatacacaaAACGGTGGTCAGCAAAATTTTGAAAGTCAAATCAATGAAGCGGCTGtacctataataaatagtGTAGAATATTATAGCTATCCTAACAATGTACTTTATAACCTTGAGTCGGAtaaaaactacatattacCTGATACACCAACAAGTTGCAcagaatttaattttggaaaaaacGAAAGAAAAGTATCAGTTTCTGAATCAATCGAGAGTGATGTTCAAAGCTCAAGTTACTATGATGGTAACTCGGAAACCTTTGATGAAGATgacttgtttattaatttggaTGACTTCGGGTTGACACTGGAAACTGAAACTGATATGAACGCAGTtgctgaaaataaaagtacttatcaaaatgaaaaaagagcTGAAAAAGATAAACCTG GTGAAAGGATTTGCTTATGGGAACATTGTTACGAGAAGTATCCGAATCAGAACACTCTTGTAGAACACATTGAAAGAGCtcatgtaaatacatataaag GTGATGAATTCAGCTGTCTTTGGAGGGACTGCGCCCGCGCACGACGGCCTTTCAACGCTCGATATAAGCTTCTCATTCACATGCGAGTTCATTCGGGACACAAACCGAATAGATGCCAT CACCCGGGATGTGGCAAAGCATTTTCCCGGCTGGAGAACCTGAAGATCCACATGAGGTCTCACACAGGGGAGAGGCCGTATGCCTGCCCAGCGCCTCATTGTAGGAAGGCATTCTCTAACTCTTCGGATCGGGCGAAACATCAAAGGACTCATTTTAATGCT AGACCCTACGCCTGCGGCGCCATCGGCTGCGGTAAACGCTACACCGACCCGTCATCGCTCAGGAAACACGCCAAGTCCCACCCCCACGTCAACGTGCCCAGGACCTGCGTCCCGCCATCCCGTCCCGCCAGAAGACCAGAACAGAAGCAACTGGTCCCAAGTTCACCAGCGAAATTGGCCACGCTGCGATGCATCAGGGATAAACTGACAGTGCCGAGACTGCAGAGGTTGTAA
- the LOC106142753 gene encoding vitellogenin has translation MCDSTAIALGDRQADVSTQTYSPWQGGKRYHYDVVSHNLARLEEGQSSGSVFRARFLIRALTPDKLQAKLEDAQHALLHQDIPDIRHLPKDLKYEPVPKLDQPFEIKVEGGRVLSLNLPTTFALPQENLLKGLIGALQVDLSTHRVMHNTHDQYDKETQQGQFSKMETDVTGDCKTLYTVTPVASEWHRELAHLKLTEEPIEITKSKNYGHCHHRVAYHFGVPKGSEWTGAAHKTHEEQLVRRSTVSRILAGKQGPIYKTETTSTVQVNPLLFGKQKGEVLSYIQMNLVTLEGDNEPAWPNVEQGRAVENLLYSMNKNPVTIQDSSSSSSSSESEEHQSNEGSVNSRSRRSVKKIVTINKVIVKRSDEDSSSSSSSRSSGQFVNDDLPTHNEPAYAALYMSPQPRADNKQNPMNVQKLVQDISQQLQNPSNMPKNDFLSKFNIVVRILASMSYDQLNQISRSLEIAKSSNNNVKADMWMIYRDAVAQTGTIPAFQIIRNWVLTKKLQEEEAAQVIASLAASQRYPTKEIMVQFFNLAMHDDVKQQKYLNSTALLTATRFINQGQVNNETAHHFYPTHMYGRLANKHDPFVYQQILPRLSQELKRAVEQSDTTKAQVYIRAIGNLGHRQILEVFTPYLEGHVPTTTYLRREMINSLDVLAHQQDKLVRSALYKILKNTAEPYEVRVAAIHNLLMARPSPAMMMTMAQMTHTDPAIHVRAALRSSIESAAELQTPRYMDLARTANAAKWMLSKEDLGVQYSGKILQDSYSDEYEQGILSALSYTGSRDSLFPNFFKYSIRSKAWNNANSISASFSSVRQLSNYIQEQIRKMNQQSEQSQPNQRYSPEKISDELNIKRKDDKPFEASFYVDILNQQRYFAFNEYDLQQLPRTISQYFANLGAGMNKHYTKVLNQAQVSIMFPVATGMPFIYKYKEPTVVHIEGKLKTQVPKEKNAEHSATFTKDIFFTYARNLDGSLGYLDTLVNQYVSAGVVNKLQVNIPVKLELQMKSGQFKIDLEPLRPEQDQTILHYSVWPYTASQKKDSLVTISLDPNTKLVTRPYKESIIDTKFGQTVGTVFQFQGYSYSSDYKNVKNLWSSDKQLSNIAFASTQKDIALTHYNLKYLAKQSQNKRVSLTAAFDTYYNLKEKAQDNSEPAKIDDDTPNSYTRHQQLVKRVSSGINTAKAQVLDVSASFEGPQKSSYVFTYAMANSLVDRKIHYAFYAARSSSQQPEANSQINGFGKVVKPEIWKMNFLEALNKEMKTVFEANIKYGQNGKGNINVHGYTERTKEYVEELKKHPLADMCQKEMTHNNLYQDACMKAIVLAHAPNYMKTSVVYKDVSPVVRNMFYQAYKMFEHYGFWYTQVNPMKVTADGKLDMEAKISYFEKKMNLVLNTRLGEVRAKNVPIPRMSSGALAIYNPFRAYEHVYNYFTRQQYQPFCTIDSNAVKTFSNRTYEYTLSPSWHVLMQHDGNRVNDKLVVLARRPTEKQEELYIAYKSSNGKHFEMEVQSVPEGNNQKYKVNVNTNAKKISEGDLAIYYDEVEEKPLIQYYTAPDGVLLVYIKEDRLRAMFDGQRLVLLSSEERNNNRGICGYMSGSPRYDYLTPYGLVDEAKHYAASYTLKEESDPKTEQLREEAHKIAYQPKNEYTTILQTDSEWSKIMHSHSSSSSSEEDSHSKNVYKSRSYLKERKECEVQQQVQYYENHGEICISTAPVPVCQSHCHANYQEQQVHVVCRPKIDQQYISYREMIRQGKNPNVEGSQIKIKQYKVPISCVA, from the exons ATGTGTGATTCGA CCGCCATCGCACTAGGCGACCGCCAGGCAGACGTCAGCACCCAGACCTATTCGCCATGGCAGGGAGGCAAGCGGTACCACTACGACGTGGTGTCCCACAACCTGGCCAGGCTTGAGGAAGGCCAGAGCTCTGGCAGCGTCTTCCGAGCACGCTTCCTCATCCGCGCACTCACCCCTGACAAGCTACAGGCCAAACTCGAGGACGCTCAGCATGCCCTGCTCCATCAGGACATCCCCGACATCCGTCACCTGCCAAAAGACCTCAAATACGAGCCAGTCCCCAAACTGGACCAGCCTTTCGAGATCAAAGTAGAAGGCGGACGCGTCCTTTCACTCAATTTACCTACAACCTTCGCCTTGCCTCAAGAAAACTTGCTCAAAGGTCTCATTGGAGCTCTGCAAGTAGACTTATCCACTCACCGAGTCATGCACAATACCCATGACCAATATGACAAGGAAACACAGCAAGGCCAGTTCAGCAAAATGGAAACTGACGTCACTGGTGACTGCAAGACCCTTTACACCGTTACACCCGTCGCGTCCGAGTGGCACCGTGAACTGGCCCATTTGAAGCTCACTGAAGAACCCATCGAGATCACAAAGAGCAAGAACTACGGCCACTGCCACCACAGAGTCGCGTATCACTTCGGAGTGCCCAAAGGGTCCGAATGGACCGGCGCAGCACACAAAACGCACGAGGAACAGCTGGTCAGACGATCCACTGTCTCAAGGATCCTGGCAGGCAAACAAGGCCCCATTTACAAAACTGAAACCACCAGCACTGTTCAAGTCAACCCACTTTTGTTCGGAAAACAAAAAGGAGAGGTACTCAGTTACATCCAGATGAATCTAGTAACGCTGGAAGGGGACAATGAACCTGCTTGGCCAAATGTTGAACAAGGTCGCGCTGTAGAAAACCTTTTGTACTCCATGAACAAAAATCCCGTTACTATCCAAGACAGCTCTTCTTCGTCTTCATCGTCAGAGTCTGAAGAACATCAGAGCAATGAGGGTTCCGTCAACTCCAGATCCCGTCGTTCCGTAAAGAAAATCGTGACCATCAACAAAGTTATTGTAAAGCGAAGCGATGAGGATTCAAGTTCTTCAAGCTCCAGCCGGTCTTCTGGCCAGTTCGTTAACGATGACCTGCCCACTCATAACGAACCTGCTTATGCTGCACTTTACATGAGCCCTCAGCCGCGTGCTGATAACAAACAGAACCCTATGAACGTGCAAAAGCTCGTCCAAGATATCTCTCAACAGCTGCAGAACCCCAGCAATATGCCAAAGAACGATTTCTTGTCAAAGTTCAACATCGTGGTCCGCATCCTTGCATCTATGAGTTACGATCAACTGAACCAAATTAGCCGCAGCCTCGAGATTGCCAAGTCCTCAAACAACAATGTCAAGGCAGACATGTGGATGATATACCGCGACGCTGTTGCGCAGACAGGCACAATTCCCGCATTCCAAATCATCAGGAACTGGGTCTTAACCAAGAAGTTACAAGAAGAGGAAGCTGCCCAGGTCATTGCAAGTCTCGCTGCTTCACAACGGTACCCCACTAAGGAAATTATGGTTCAATTCTTCAACTTGGCAATGCACGACGATGTGAAGCAACAGAAGTACCTGAACAGCACTGCTCTATTAACTGCCACCAGGTTCATCAACCAGGGTCAAGTCAACAACGAAACGGCTCACCATTTCTACCCCACCCACATGTACGGCCGCCTCGCAAACAAACATGATCCGTTTGTTTACCAGCAGATCTTGCCACGTCTATCTCAAGAGTTGAAGCGAGCTGTTGAGCAAAGCGATACCACAAAGGCTCAAGTGTACATCAGGGCCATTGGTAACTTGGGACACCGTCAAATCCTGGAAGTGTTCACTCCCTACCTGGAAGGCCATGTACCAACAACGACTTACCTCCGCCGAGAAATGATCAACAGTCTGGACGTCCTTGCTCACCAACAGGACAAGTTGGTGCGCTCCGCGCTGTACAAAATCTTGAAGAATACCGCCGAGCCTTACGAAGTGAGGGTTGCTGCTATTCACAACCTGTTAATGGCGCGACCATCTCCCGCTATGATGATGACCATGGCTCAGATGACTCACACCGATCCTGCCATCCACGTGAGAGCTGCTCTAAGGTCCAGCATCGAATCTGCGGCTGAACTGCAGACCCCACGCTACATGGACTT gGCAAGAACCGCAAATGCTGCTAAATGGATGTTATCAAAGGAAGACTTGGGTGTGCAATACTCGGGAAAGATACTTCAGGACTCTTACAGCGATGAGTACGAACAGGGCATCTTGAGCGCTTTATCTTACACTGGAAGCCGGGACAGCTTATTCCCTAACTTCTTCAAGTAttctataaggagcaaagccTGGAATAATGCCAATTCG atttcAGCTTCATTCTCAAGTGTGCGCCAATTAAGCAATTACATTCAAGAGCAAATAAGAAAGATGAACCAGCAAAGTGAGCAATCTCAACCCAACCAGAGATACTCACCGGAGAAAATATCTGATGAACTAAACATTAAACGCAAGGATGACAAGCCCTTCGAGGCATCTTTCTATGTAGATATCTTGAACCAGCAGAGATATTTTGCGTTCAATGAATATGACCTGCAACAGCTTCCTAGAACTATCTCCCAGTATTTTGCCAACCTTGGAGCTGGTATGAACAAACACTACACAAAGGTCCTTAACCAAGCTCAAGTTTCTATTATGTTCCCTGTTGCCACGGGTATGCCATTCATCTACAAGTACAAGGAGCCTACAGTGGTTCATATCGAAGGCAAACTAAAAACACAAGTTCCGAAGGAGAAAAACGCCGAACACTCAGCCACATTTACAAAAGACATCTTCTTCACTTATGCCAGAAATCTTGATGGAAGTCTTGGATACCTGGATACTCTTGTGAACCAATATGTCAGCGCTGGGGTTGTCAACAAACTTCAAGTGAATATCCCCGTCAAGTTGGAATTGCAAATGAAGTCTGGTCAATTCAAGATCGACTTGGAACCTCTGCGTCCAGAACAAGACCAAACCATTTTACATTACAGCGTATGGCCTTACACTGCTAGCCAGAAAAAAGACTCTCTGGTCACCATTTCACTAGATCCCAATACTAAACTAGTTACTCGTCCCTACAAAGAATCTATTATCGACACCAAGTTTGGTCAAACTGTGGGCACTGTATTCCAATTTCAAGGCTATTCTTATTCTTCAGACTACAAGAACGTAAAGAACTTGTGGAGCTCTGACAAACAGCTTTCAAATATTGCCTTTGCATCTACACAGAAAGATATTGCTCTCACTCATTACAACCTTAAATATTTGGCTAAACAGAGCCAAAATAAACGTGTCTCTCTGACTGCTGCTTTTG ATACCTATTACAACTTGAAAGAAAAAGCACAAGATAATTCCGAACCTGCTAAGATTGATGACGACACTCCAAACAGCTATACTCGTCATCAACAACTTGTGAAGAGAGTGTCTTCTGGCATTAACACTGCTAAAGCTCAAGTTCTAGACGTCAGCGCTTCTTTCGAAGGTCCACAAAAATCATCTTATGTGTTCACTTACGCCATGGCTAACAGTTTGGTTGACCGTAAAATACATTATGCATTCTATGCTGCCAGGAGTTCATCACAGCAACCAGAAGCCAACAGCCAGATCAATGGTTTTGGAAAAGTTGTCAAACctgaaatttggaaaatgAACTTCTTGGAGGCTCTTAACAAGGAAATGAAGACTGTGTTTGAGGCTAATATTAAATATGGTCAAAACGGTAAAGGAAATATTAACGTACATGGTTACACTGAGCGCACAAAGGAGTACGTTGAAGAACTAAAGAAACACCCTCTGGCCGATATGTGCCAGAAGGAAATGACTCATAACAACTTATACCAGGACGCTTGTATGAAGGCCATTGTATTAGCTCATGCGCCCAACTACATGAAGACATCAGTTGTCTACAAAGATGTAAGCCCGGTTGTCAGAAATATGTTCTACCAAGCGTACAAAATGTTTGAACATTATGGCTTCTGGTATACGCAAGTCAACCCAATGAAGGTTACAGCTGATGGAAAGCTTGACATGGAGGCTAAGATTTCgtattttgagaaaaaaatgaacttagttttaaataccAGATTGGGTGAAGTTCGTGCCAAAAATGTGCCTATCCCCAGAATGTCTTCTGGAGCTTTGGCCATTTACAATCCATTCCGAGCATACGAACATGTGTACAATTATTTCACCAGGCAGCAGTATCAAC cATTCTGTACTATTGACTCCAACGCTGTGAAGACCTTCAGCAACCGCACCTATGAATACACATTGAGCCCTTCATGGCACGTTTTGATGCAGCACGACGGCAACAGAGTCAACGATAAATTGGTGGTCCTCGCCCGAAGACCCACTGAGAAACAGGAAGAGCTTTACATTGCTTacaa GTCCAGCAACGGCAAACATTTCGAAATGGAAGTGCAATCAGTTCCGGAGGGCAACAACCAGAAATACAAAGTGAATGTTAACACCAATGCAAAGAAAATCTCCGAAGGTGACCTTGCCATCTACTACGATGAGGTGGAGGAAAAACCTTTGATTCAATATTACACTGCCCCTGATGGTGTACTCCTGGTCTACATCAAGGAAGATCGTCTTCGCGCTATGTTTGACGGCCAGCGCCTCGTGCTCCTCTCCAGCGAAGAGCGTAACAACAATAGAGGTATTTGTGGATACATGTCTGGTTCTCCAAGATACGATTATTTAACTCCTTATGGATTGGTTGATGAAGCCAAACATTACGCCGCTTCATATACTCTCAAAGAAGAAAGTGATCCTAAGACTGAACAACTTCGTGAAGAGGCCCATAAAATAGCTTACCAGCCCAAAAATGAGTACACAACCATCCTTCAAACAGACAGTGAATGGAGCAAGATCATGCATAGTCACTCGTCATCTTCTTCATCTGAAGAAGACTCTCATTCAAAGAATGTGTACAAATCAAGGAGTTATCTCAAGGAGCGTAAGGAATGCGAAGTGCAACAACAAGTGCAGTATTACGAGAACCACGGCGAAATCTGCATTAGTACTGCCCCAGTACCTGTTTGCCAGTCTCACTGTCATGCCAACTATCAAGAACAGCAAGTGCACGTTGTCTGCCGCCCCAAAATCGACCAGCAGTATATTTCCTATAGAGAAATGATACGTCAAGGTAAAAACCCGAATGTTGAAGGTTCTCAGATAAAGATTAAGCAATACAAAGTACCAATCTCGTGCGTTGCATAA